One genomic window of Medicago truncatula cultivar Jemalong A17 chromosome 1, MtrunA17r5.0-ANR, whole genome shotgun sequence includes the following:
- the LOC112418648 gene encoding uncharacterized protein, with protein MSRGRRNDEENNKKEKEEGGGGWASTFLKVAGVAVTTAAVAGSLYNLLKQPEEAEVTPLQVRRTDHQEEVFILNVDGSHLPLTPSTGCGGYLSSASEKWICGFAQKLDPTLTLGVDEAEKEAILRGLLWVKEKGKRKVMVKSDRKGTVNLVNSAGGKPQDLLISDIRALFNNPHWEATLTWTCGKSNKVANKLADEAHNLTSFDLYEFDDAPENCVSLL; from the coding sequence ATGAGTAGAGGGAGGAGAAACGATGAAGAGaacaacaagaaagaaaaagaagaaggaggaggagggtGGGCGTCAACGTTCTTAAAAGTAGCCGGAGTAGCCGTCACAACGGCAGCTGTAGCCGGTAGCTTATACAATCTCCTAAAACAACCCGAAGAAGCCGAAGTAACACCACTTCAAGTCCGCCGTACTGATCATCAGGAGGAGGTGTTCATACTAAACGTCGACGGTTCGCATCTTCCTCTGACTCCATCAACAGGTTGTGGTGGATATCTAAGCAGCGCATCAGAGAAATGGATTTGCGGTTTTGCTCAAAAGTTGGATCCAACTTTAACTTTAGGAGTGGACGAAGCTGAGAAGGAGGCAATTTTAAGAGGTTTGCTTTGGGTTAAGGAAAAAGGGAAGAGGAAAGTGATGGTGAAGTCAGATCGTAAAGGTACAGTGAATTTGGTGAATTCAGCTGGAGGCAAACCTCAAGATCTTCTTATAAGTGACATAAGAGCTCTTTTTAATAATCCTCACTGGGAAGCCACGTTGACTTGGACCTGTGGAAAATCTAACAAAGTTGCTAACAAACTCGCTGATGAAGCTCACAACTTAACTTCTTTCGATCTGTATGAGTTTGATGATGCCCCTGAAAACTGTGTTTCTCTGCTCTAG